The following proteins come from a genomic window of Gossypium raimondii isolate GPD5lz chromosome 5, ASM2569854v1, whole genome shotgun sequence:
- the LOC105766482 gene encoding pentatricopeptide repeat-containing protein At1g63330 → MGKLPSSFILRSVVNAGSLLSNFHSFSSSSNTIATHIECLSKKPMSMPVRGKGKRDHRFDNVDHALSLFNKMIGRYPVPSIVEFTKLFAAIVRMKQHAIVVPMCSQMELLGVSHNVYSMSILINCFCQLGRIDFGFSVLGKMKKLGVEPSAVTFSTLINGLCNQDKISEAVCMFDEMTEKGYQPNLIVYSTVLKGLCKTGNTDRAVRFLRLMESRGYEPNIVAYNTVIDCLCKNGLLQEALNLLSEMKVKGIRPDIITYTCLIHGMCNLGQQEEATRLLNEMADNNISLDIVTYTLLIDALCKEGTISKAVQIVDTMRKQGIEPDVVTYNTLVDAHCKEGMVSEAEDFVDSMIKLEIEPDVVTYNALVNGHCLRNKMDKARRVFNLMIENGCAPNIVTYNTMINGYCKGKRLDKAMELFHEISRKGPIPDTVTFSILMQSMFQLGKVSTACELFRKMLASGQVPDIATCLILQDGLCKTGHIEEALKLFQAMRNSGLELDIVPYTILIDGFCKAGHIEVAKELFHQLSNNGLKPDVYTYCVMINRLCKEGLPDEAYRLFGSMGDNDCLPDSCCYNVMIRGFLRNSYTSKATQLLKEMVGKGFSADIFTATLFMDLIIYSNKSILL, encoded by the coding sequence cGTTCCGTTGTTAATGCTGGAAGCCTTCTTTCTAATTTccactctttttcttcttcttctaacaCCATTGCTACCCACATCGAATGCCTAAGTAAGAAACCCATGTCCATGCCTGTTAGaggaaagggaaaaagagaCCACCGCTTCGATAATGTTGATCATGCTTTGAGTTTGTTCAATAAGATGATTGGCAGGTACCCAGTGCCTTCAATTGTGGaattcactaaattatttgCAGCCATTGTTAGAATGAAACAACATGCCATTGTTGTTCCTATGTGTAGCCAGATGGAATTATTAGGCGTTTCCCATAATGTTTATTCTATGAGCATCTTGATTAATTGCTTTTGTCAATTAGGTCgaattgattttgggttttctgTTTTGGGGAAAATGAAGAAGTTAGGTGTTGAACCTAGTGCTGTAACTTTTTCAACTCTGATTAATGGGCTTTGTAATCAAGATAAGATTTCTGAGGCCGTTTGTATGTTCGATGAAATGACTGAAAAAGGGTATCAACCTAATTTGATTGTTTACAGTACAGTACTTAAGGGGTTGTGTAAGACCGGGAATACTGATAGAGCTGTTAGGTTTCTAAGGCTGATGGAAAGCAGAGGTTATGAACCCAATATTGTAGCATATAACACTGTCATTGACTGCCTTTGTAAGAACGGTTTGTTACAGGAGGCTCTCAATCTCTTATCTGAAATGAAGGTTAAGGGCATTAGACCAGATATCATTACTTACACTTGCTTAATTCATGGTATGTGTAATTTGGGCCAGCAGGAGGAGGCAACAAGGCTTTTAAATGAAATGGCTGATAACAATATTTCACTTGATATTGTCACATATACTTTATTGATTGATGCTCTTTGCAAGGAAGGAACGATTTCTAAAGCTGTACAGATCGTTGACACAATGAGAAAGCAAGGCATTGAGCCTGATGTTGTCACGTATAATACATTGGTTGATGCGCATTGCAAGGAAGGGATGGTCTCTGAAGCTGAGGATTTTGTTGACTCAATGATAAAGCTAGAGATCGAGCCTGATGTTGTTACCTATAATGCATTAGTTAATGGTCATTGCTTGCGGAACAAAATGGATAAAGCTAGAAGAGTTTTCAACTTGATGATTGAGAACGGTTGTGCACCTAATATAGTTACTTACAACACCATGATCAATGGATATTGCAAAGGTAAAAGGTTAGACAAAGCAATGGAACTCTTTCATGAAATATCTCGAAAGGGACCAATCCCGGATACTGTCACTTTCAGCATTCTTATGCAGAGTATGTTTCAGTTAGGGAAAGTTTCAACTGCATGTGAACTTTTTAGAAAGATGCTTGCTTCTGGACAAGTTCCAGATATAGCGACCTGTTTGATTTTGCAGGATGGTTTATGCAAAACAGGTCATATCGAAGAGGCATTGAAACTTTTTCAAGCAATGCGAAACAGTGGGTTGGAACTTGATATTGTCCCGTATACTATCCTAATTGATGGGTTTTGTAAAGCTGGGCATATCGAAGTTGCCAAGGAATTATTTCATCAACTCTCAAACAATGGTTTAAAACCGGATGTTTACACATATTGTGTAATGATTAATAGACTGTGTAAAGAGGGATTGCCAGATGAAGCATACAGGTTGTTTGGGAGCATGGGAGATAATGACTGTTTGCCTGATAGCTGCTGTTATAATGTAATGATTCGGGGGTTCCTTCGCAACAGCTATACTTCAAAGGCAACGCAACTTCTTAAGGAAATGGTTGGTAAGGGCTTTTCTGCAGATATATTCACTGCCACCTTATTTATGGATCTTATCATATACTCTAATAAATCAATCTTGCTCTGA